The sequence below is a genomic window from Micromonospora aurantiaca ATCC 27029.
CCGGCGTGGTCTGGTACGACCTCACAGTCGAGCCGTCGGTGCCCGGCGCGGTCCACCTGGCCGGGCGGGGACTGTGGGGCCTGACCTGGGCGATCCGGCACGCCGTGCACCGCCTCCGTGCGCCGGCCACCCGGATCGCCTACGGCCCGGACCCGGACCAGTGGGGCGACCTGCGGCTGCCGTCCACCCCGGACGCCGGGCCGGCGCCGGTCGCGGTGCTGCTGCACGGCGGGTTCTGGCGGTCCATCTGGGGCGCGGACCTGATGGACGCGCTCGCCGTCGACCTGGCCCGGCGCGGGTACGCGAGCTGGAACCTGGAGTACCGGCGTCCGGACCGGCACGGCTGGGACGCGACCACACAGGACGTGCAGGCGGGCCTCCTCGCGTTGCGGGAACCGGCCCGCGACCGGTTGGTCGACCTGGACCGGATCGTCGTGCTGGGACACTCGGCGGGCGGGCAGCTCGCGTTGCGCGCCGCGGCGGACCTCGCCGCGCGTACGAGCGGGCCGCGTGTCGCGCTCGCGGTGTCGCTGGCCGGGGTGCTCGACCTCACCGAGGGCGAGCGGCGCTACCTCGGCGACGGCGCGGTCGCCGCGGCGCTGGGCGGCTCACCGTTGACGGCACCACGCCGGTACGCCGAGAGCGACCCGATGCTCCGCCTGCCGACAGGGGTGCCCACACTGCTCGTGCAGGGAACGGAGGACAGCCTCGACCTCGTCGACGCCAACCGGCGCTACGCCGCCGCGGCGGCAGCCGCCGGGGACGAGATCCGCCACCTCGAACAGCCGGGGGACCACTTCGCCGTCATCGACCCGGCCTCGGCCGTCTGGCAGGACACGATGACCGCCGTGGACGCACGCCTCGGCCGCTGACGCCGGACGCTGAATCGCCCTCCAGGTTCACCTACGTGAACACGGAGGGCGATTCGTGGTGCCCGGGGCGCGGGTCAGAACAGGCGGGGCGTGACCACCGAGACCACAGTCGTCACCGCGTCGGTGTCGTTGTAGAGCTGGTGCGGCACCGACGAGCGCAGGTGCACGCTGTCGCCCGGGAACAGCCGGTGCTCGACGCCCTCGACCTCGTAGAGCAGCTCGCCGGAGATGACGTACGCGAACTCCTCGCCCCGGTGACCGTACGCGTTCTCCCGGCGCCCGCCCGGCGCGATGTGCACGAGCATCGGTTCGAGCACCAGGTCCGGCCCGCGGTCGGAGAGCATGCGGTAGGTCTGCTGCCCGGACACGTACTGCGTGGCGGCCGTCTCCGCCCTGGTCAGCGTGAAGTGCCGGGGAAGCGAGGAGACGGTGCTGTCCGGTGCGGCGGTGCCGGCGTCGAAGAAGTCGGCCACCGACCGGTCGAGCGCCTTGGCGACGCTGCCGAGCGCGGTCAGCCCGATGGAGGAGATGCCCCGCTCGACCTGGGACAGGAAGCCGATGGACAGCCCGGAGCGGGAGGCGAGGCCGCGCAGCGTCAGCCCGCGCTCCTTGCGGTAGCGCCGGATCCGGCCGCCGACGACGCCCGCGGGCGTGTTCTCGTCCGCGGCGCCACCGGAGCCGGCCTGCTCCGACGGCGGCTGACTGTTCATGGGCCGCACGGGGACCTCCTGTCGAGGCGGCGGGACGTCCGCCGGGATGTTCGATGGTATCGAACATCCCGGCCGGTCCGCGAGGGGCCGTGCGGCCGGTTCCCCCACGTCGTCCCGGGTGGACCGCGGCCGGCGTCGCCCGCCTACCGCTTCACCAGGTTGCGCAGCGCCCCGAGCAGCGATCGGTGGCTTACCTCGGCGTAGATCTTCTTGTCCGAGCCGTACAGGACCACGTACGGGCACTGCTGGTCGTCCCCGCCCATGGTCTTGTCCAGCAGTCGGCGGCCGGTCGCCACCTCGTACACCCGCAGGCGGTAGGTGGCCTTCAGCAGCGTCAGCGTGTCCGGCTTCGGGTCGTCGTAGCGGCACTTGCGGATCGTCGCGCCGGTGCTCGTGCGATCCAGGCAGGCGACCATCTGCACGGTCTTCGGGTCCTCCGACGCCCAGGTCCGCTCCACCCGCTTCGACAGGCCCTCGTCGTAGTAGTAGACCTGGTCGTGGCGGCGGTTGCCCGTGCCCAGGTCGGTGCCGACGAGCAGTGCCACCGGGTGCGGCGCCGCTCCGGTGCGCCTCGGCGACTGCGGGAAGTAGAGAACGCCGTCGCACACGTCGTTGAGATCGGAGATCTGCGCCGCCGGGAAGTCGCTCGGCTGCGGCCCGCGCGCCGACGGCTCCGCGCTCGCCGTCGCACCCGGCGTGGGCGTCGCGCCGGACGACCGCCAGGGCGCCACCGGCGGCGCGGCGGGCTCCCGCCCGGCCGTCTCGCGGGGCGAGGAACCCAGCAGGAACGCGCCGCCGATCAGGCCCGAGCACGCCACCAGCAGCAGCACGCTCAGCACCGCGACGGCGACGACCAGACCGCGGCTGCGGCCGGACGACGGCGGGCCGGGTGGCGGGTACGGCCCGAACGGCGCAGCCGGCGTGGCCGGACCGTACGGCGGACCAGCGATGGGCGGCCCGTAACCCGGAACGGGCGACCCGTGACCCGGCCCGGTGGCGGGCGGTGGTGGCGGCCCGGGAACGCCGGGCGGCTCGCCGGCCGGCCGCATCCAGGCGGTCTCTCCCCGCTGTTCCGCGTCCCCCGCCGGTCCCTGCTCGGATCCGGCCCCCGTGTCGGACATGCGCATTCCCCCGTCGAACCTGTGCGGAGGGCGCAACCTATCAGCCTCGCCGGACCGGAGGAGGCCCCACTAGGTGGTTGCGCTACCTAGGTAGCGGCGCTACCGTCCGGATGTCGTCCGATCGGGACAGTGCGGAGCGGGATGAACCAGGAACGGCGGGCGCAGTGGCTGCGCGGGGTGCTCGACCTCTGCGTGCTCGCGCTGCTGAGCCGGGGCGAGTCCTACGGCTACGAGCTGTCCCAGGCGCTGCGGGCCCACGGGCTGGGCGCCGTGCAGGGCGGCACCCTCTATCCGGTGCTGCTGCGGTTGCAGCGCTCCGGCCTGCTCACCGCGCACTGGCGGGAGGGCGGGACCGGGCCCGCGAGGAAGTACTACCGGATCAGCCCGGCCGGCAGCGCGGCGTTGCGGGCGGCCGCGATCGACTGGAGCGCCTTCGCGTCGAGCGTGGGCACGATACTGCGCGAGGAGCCGAAGCGGTGAACCACGAACCCTGGCTCGCCGCCCTGACCGGCGAGCTGCGCCGGCACGGGGTGGGGCCCGACCTGACCGGTCACGTCGTCGCCGAGGCGGCCACCCACCTGCTCGACAGCGGGGAGTCGCCGCTGCGGGTCTTCGGCGCGCCGGAGACGTACGCCCGGGCGGTGGTCGACAGCCTCGGTGGCCCCGACGTGCGACCGCCGCGCCGCCAGCCCGGACCGGTGCGGCTCGCCGCGCGCGGCATCACCAAGCGCTACCGGGGGCGGACCGTCCTGGACCGGGTCGACCTCACCGTCCGGGCGGGCCAGATCGCGGCGGTGGTCGGTGCCAACGGCGCCGGCAAGAGCACCTTCCTGCGGATCTGCGCCGGCCTGCTGAGCCCGGAGGCGGGCACCGTCGAGGTGCACGGCACGCTCGGCTACTGCCCGCAGGACGGCGGCACCGCCGAGTTCCTCAGCCCGGACGAGCACTTCGTGCTGATCGGCGCCGGCCGGGGGCTGGGCCGGACGGCGGCCCGTCGGGCCGGTCGCGCGGAGGCGGCCGGGCTGGAGTGGACACCGCCGCGACGCATCCAGGCCCGGCACCTCTCCGGCGGCACACGGCAGAAGCTCAACCTGGTGCTGGCCCGGCTCGGCGAGCCGGACGTGCTGCTCCTCGACGAGCCCTACCAGGGGTTCGACAGGGGCACCTACCTCGACTTCTGGCACGAGGTGTGGCGCTGGCGCGACGCCGGCAAGGCCGTCGTGGTCGTCACCCACCTGCTCAACCAGCTCGACCGCGTCGACGTCGTGCTCGACCTGGCCGGGGAGCGTGACGCGTGAGCCGGACCCTGGTGGTGGCCGAGGCCGCCCTGCGCGAGCTGCTGCGCCGCCGTACCGTGCTGGTCATCCTGCTGCTGATGCCGCTGGCGTTCTATCTGAGCCGCCGCGGCGACCACCTCGGACAGTCGATCCGCTTCGTCTGCCTCGGCCTGGGCTGGGCGCTCAGCACCGCCGCGCTGTTCGCGGGCAGCGCGGCGCGCGGCATCGAACCCCGCCTGCGGCTCTCCGGCTACGGCAGCCGGCACCTGGTGCTCGGCCGGCTGCTCGCGCTGTGGACCGTCGGCATGCTCCTCTCCACTCCGTACTTCCTGCTCGTCCTGGCCGACCAGCGCGACGTCCGGTACGGCGCGATCGCCCTGATCATGGCGCTGACCGTGTTCGTGTCGGTGCCGTTCGGCCTGCTGCTGAGCGCCGTGCTGCCGCGCGAGCTGGAGGGCACGCTGGTGCTGCTCACAGTGGTCGGTCTCCAGATGGTGATGGACCCGGCGGGCAGCGCCACCCGCGCGTTGCCGTTCTGGTTCAGCCGCGAGCTCGCCACGTACGCCGTCGACCACACCGACGGCGGCTACCTCAACCGCGGCCTGACCCACGGGCTGGCCTTCGCTGTCGCACTCACGCTGCTGGTCGTGGCGGCCGCCGCGGTGCGGCTGCGGCAGCGCCGCCACCTGCGCCTGGCCACCTGACCGGCGGGGGCGGCGGACCGGACCCGGTCGCCGGGCGTGGCAGGATCGGCGGGTGCAGATCGGGTTGCTCGGGCCGTTCCAGGTCACCACGGACGGTGGCGTACCGGCCGACGTGCCGGGCGCGCGGCTGCGCGGGCTGCTGGCCGCCCTCGCGCTCCAGCCCGGCCGCGTGGTCCCGAAGGCGACGCTCGTCGACTGGATCTGGGGCGAGCAGCCGCCCGCCGACGCCGCGAACGCGCTGCAACGGCTGGTCTCCCGGCTGCGCAAGGCGCTGCCGGCGGGCGCCGTCGACGGGCTGCCCGACGGCTACCGGCTCGCCGTCGAGCCCGACGCCGTCGACGCCGTACGGTTCGAGCGTCTCGTCCGCCGGGCCCGCGACGGCGACGGGCCGCAGCGGGTACGGCTGCTGCGCGAGGCGCTGGGCCTGTGGCGCGGCGACGCGCTGCGCGACATCGGCCTGCCCGACAGTCCGGCGCTCGACGCGGCGGCCACCCGGCTGGAACGGCTGCGCCTGACCGCGACGGAGGACCGGTACGACGCCGAGATCGGGCTCGGCCGGGAGGCCGACCTGATCCCGGAGCTGACCGACCTGGTGGCCGCCCATCCCGTGCGCGAGCGGCTCGCCACGGCGCTGATGCGCGCGCTCGTCGCGGCCGGCCGCGACACCGAGGCGCTGCTGGTCTACCAGCGCACCGCCGACGCGCTCGCCGACGCGCTGGGCGCCGACCCGTCGCCGGAGCTGTCGGCGCTGCACGTCGCCCTGCTGCGCGGCGAGACGGTACGCCGGGAGGACACCCGCCGCACCAACCTGCGCGCCGAGCTGACCAGCTTCGTCGGCCGGGACGCCGACCTCACCGCGGTCGGCACGCTGGTGGCCGAGCACCGGCTCACCACGCTCACCGGCCCGGGCGGCTCCGGGAAGACCAGGCTGGCCACGGAGACCGGGCGCCGGATGACGGGCGACCTGCCGGACGGCGTGTGGCTGGTGGAGTTCGCCGCCGTCAGCGCCGGCGGGGACGTGGTGCAGGCGACGATCTCCGGGCTCGGCCTGCGCGACGCGCTGCTCGGCGACGCGGGCAGCGCGGAACCGGCCGACCGGCTCGTCGCGGCGATCCGGGACCGGGAGATGCTGCTGATCCTGGACAACTGCGAACACGTCGTCGACCAGGCGGCGGCGCTGGCGCACCGGCTGCTCGGCGAGTGCCGGCGGCTGCGGATCCTGGCCACGAGCCGGGAACCGCTCGGCATCACCGGGGAGGCGCTGTGGCCGGTCGCGCCGCTGGGCCTGCCGGACGGCGACGCCCCGATCGCCGAGGTCGAGTCGTCGCCCGCCGTGCGCCTGCTGCGGGACCGGGCCGCGGCGGTACGCCGGGACCTCGCCTTCGACGCCCGGGCCGCGACGACGATGGCGCGGATCTGCCGGGCGCTCGACGGCATGCCGCTGGCGATCGAACTGGCCGCGGCGCGGCTGCGCACCATGTCCGTCGACCAGCTCGCCACCCGGCTCGACGACCGGTTCCGGCTGCTCACCGGCGGCAGCCGGACCGCCCTGCCCCGGCACCGGACGCTGCGCGCGATGGTCGACTGGAGCTGGGAACTGCTCAGCGACGCCGAACGCGCGGTGCTGCGCCGGCTGTCGGTGTTCTCCGGCGGGGCGAGCCTGGACGCGGCCGAGCGGGTCTGCGCCGGCGGCGCCGTCGAGCCGGGCGACGTGCTCGACCTGCTCACCGCGCTGACCGACAAGTCGCTGCTGGTCGCCGCCGGTGACGTCGCGCCGCACTACCGCATGCTCGGCACGATCAAGGAGTACGCCGCGCAGCGGCTCGCCGAGGCGGGGGAGGCGGACCTCGCCCGTCGCGCGCACCTGGCGTACTTCACCGAGCTGGCCGAGACCGCCGAGCCGCGGCTGCGCCGCGCCGACCAGCTCACCTGGCTCGCCCGGCTGGAAGCCGAGCACGACAACATCACCGCAGCCGTGCGGGGGGCGCTCGCCGCGGGTGAGGGGCGCGAGGCGATGCGGCTCGCGGCCGGCGCCGGCTGGTACTGGTGGCTCGGCGGCCACCGGACCGAGGGCATGGAACTGATCATCGCGGCCACCGAGGCGCCCGGCGACGTGCCCGACGACATCCGAGCCGTGGTGTACGGACTCGTGGTGCTGTTCCTCAGCTCCGGGCCGGGCGACGCGCAGCACGCGGCCGAGTGGATCCACAAGGCGTACCGGTTGAGCGGCGAAGGCCACGGTGGTCACCCGGAGCTGGCCCTGGTCGTGCCGATGGAGCGCATGCTGCGGGAGCCGGACGCGCTGCTGCCCGCCTGGGAGTCGCTGCTCGACCACGAGGACCCGTGGGTACGCGCGCTGGCCCGGCTGCACCTGGGCAAGCTGCGGGTCATCCTCGGCGTCGAGGCGGCGCAGGCGGAGGCGTGCCTGCGGCAGGCGCTCGCCGAGTTCCGGGCGGTCGGTGAACGCTTCGGGATCTCGTTCGCACTCAGCGAGCTGGCCGAGCTGATCGCCGTACGCGGTGACGTCGCCGCCGCCTGCGACTACTACGAGCAGGCGGTCACGGCGGTCACCGAGGTCGGCGCCGTCGAGGACGTGATCCGGATGCGGGCGCGGCTGGCCTGGCTGTACCGGCTGGGCGGCGACGAGACGGCGAGCGCCGCCGCGCTGGCCGAGGCGCACCGGCTCGCCGCGGGGGTCGCCTGGCCGGGCGCGCTGGCCGAGCTGGCGCTGGTCCGGGCGTACCTGGCCCGCCACGACGGTGACGCGGACGAGGCGTACGCGCAGCTGCGGTCGGTGTCGGCGCTGCTCGGCGACGAGGCGGACCTGGCGAGTGTCCGGGCGGGCACCCAGGATCTGCTGGGTTACCTGGCCGAGGACGTCGAGCAGGCTCGTACCCATCGGGCGGCGGCGTGCCGGGCGGCGCGCGAGGGTGGCTACGCGCCGCTGACCGCGCAGGTGCTCGTCGGTGTCGCGGACCTGGCGGTGCGGCTGGACCGGCCGGACCACGCGGCGCGGCTGCTCGGCGCCGCCACCGCGGTACGCGGGCTGCCCGACCGCGCCCACCCCGACGTGCCGCGGATCGAGGCGGCGGCGCGCGACCGCCTCGGCGACGCGGAGTTCGCCGAGGCGGTCGCACAGGGCCGGGAGACCGGCTGGGAGCGGCTGGTCGAGATCACGCTCGCTTCGTGAACGTGGACCGCGCCCACAGGTAGCCGACCACCGCGATGCCGGCGCACCAGACGACCGCGGGGATCACGTCGCCGGCCGACGGCGCGCCGTCGAGCAGGCCGCGCAGGGTCTCGATGATCGGCGTGAACGGCTGGTACTCGGCGAACTGCCGCAGTCCCGGCCCCATCTTGTCGGCGGGCACGATCGCGCTGCTGAAGAACGGCAGCAGGACCAGCGGCACGGAGGCCATGCCCGCCGACTCCGGCGACTTCGCGAACAGGCCCAGCGCGACTGTGAACCAGCTGACGGCGACGCTGAGCAGCACCACCACGCCGGCCACGCCGAGCCAGTGCAGGGGATCGGCGGCCGGGCGGAAGCCGAGCAGGAACGCCACCCCGACCAGGGCCGCGACCGCGAGGACGTTCGTCAGCACGGTGGCGACGACGTGGCCGGTCAGCACCGCGCCCCGGGAGACGTGCATGACCTTGAAACGGTTGATGATGCCCTTGGTCATGTCGGAGTTCACCGACGTCGCGGTGCCGCCGAGGCCGTAGCAGACCGCCAGCAGCATCAGGCCCGGCGTCGCGTAGTCGACGTAGTCGACGCCGACGGAGAACGCGTCGCCGAGCATGTATACGAACATCAGCATGACGATGATCGGCATCAGCACCGCGTTGAACACCGAGGTCGGGTTGCGGCGCAGGTGCGTCAGGTTGCGGCGCAGCATGACGACCGAGTGGTTTCTGCTCATCTGGCGGCCACCTCCGGGGTACGGCCCGTCAGGGCCAGGAAGACGTCGTCGAGGTCGGGGGTCTGCACGGACAGGTCGTCGGCGTTGATCGCGTGCGCGTCGAGCCGGTCGAGCAGGGCGCGCAGCGCCGCGGTTCCGCCGTCGGCGGGCACCCGCAGCGCCAGCGCCTCCTCGTCGCGTACCGCCTCGGGCAGCACCAGCGCCGCCGCGTCGAGTTCGGCGACGGTGCCGAACCGCAACCGCACGTGCGTGCCGGGGATCCGGCGCTTCAGCTCCTCCGGCGTGCCCTGGGCGACCAGCCGGCCCTGGTCGAGCACCGCGATCCGGTCGGCGAGACGGTCGGCCTCGTCGAGGTACTGGGTGGTGAGGAAGACCGTCACGCCGCCTGCGACCAGATCCCTGATGATCGACCACATGGTGCGGCGGCTGCGCGGGTCCAGCCCGGTCGTCGGCTCGTCCAGGAAGATGATCCGCGGCTCGCCGACCAGCGTCATCGCCAGGTCCAGCTTGCGGCGCATGCCCCCGGAGTACGTCGACACCGGCTTGTCGGCGGCCTCGACCAGGTCGAACCGTTCCAGCAACTCCGCGACGACCCGCTTGCCGGGCACGCGGTTGCGCGGGCCGAGGTCGACCATCAGTTGCAGGTTCTCCCGCCCGGTCAGCAGTTCGTCCACCGCCGCGAACTGCCCGGTCACGCCGATCGCCGCGCGGACCGCCTTGGCCTCGGTGACGACGTCGTGCCCGGCCACCCGCACCGACCCGGCGTCGGCGCGGATCAGGGTGGTCAGGATGTTGATCGCTGTCGTCTTGCCGGCTCCGTTCGGGCCGAGCAGGGAGAAGATCGTCCCGGCGGGGACGTCCAGATCGATGCCGTCGAGCACCACCTTGTCCTTGTACGCCTTGCGCAGCCCGGAGACCGTTATCGCTGAACTCGTCATGCGACCACCATGGGCGGCCGTACCGCCACCGCCCTGACACGGCGCTGACACGGCCGCTGACAGCTTGTCGGTGGGCCGGCGTACGGTCCCGCCGTGGATCGGGAGACGTTCTGGGACATCGTGGAGCGGGCGCGTGGCGCTGCGGGCCGCGAGACGGTCACCGCCGAGGGGGCCGACGCGGTGGCCCGGCACCTCGTCGCGGAGCTGTCGGTGCTGAGCCCGGCAGCGATCGTGGGCTTCCAGCAGGCGTACGACGACGTGAATCTGGAGGCGTGGCGCTGGGACCTGTGGGCGGCCGCCTACCTGATGCGCGGCGGCTGCTCGGACGACGGATTCGACTACTTCCGCGGCTGGCTGGTCGCGCAGGGGCGGGCGGTCTGGGAGCGGGCCGTCGCCGATCCCGACTCACTCGCCGAGGCCGGCGTCGACCCGGAAGACGACGCGGTCGAGTGCGAGGCGGTGCTGAGCGCGGCGGGCGACGCCTACGCCGAGGCGACCGGCGCCGGCACCGACGCGTTCTGGGAGGCGCTGGACGCCGCCAACCGGGCTGCAGACGACCGGGCGCCGGCCGACCCGGCCGGTGAGGACTTCGACTTCGACGACGACGAGCAGATGCACGCCCGGCTGCCGCGCCTGACCGCGATCTACCGGCCGCTGGAATGAGCCGGCGCGACCCTCCTCCGGCCCGATCCGGGTTAACCGCTGGTCCGCCGCGGGCCGGGTGGGCGAGCATGGTCGGCATGGCCGGGTCGACGGGTGCGAGGCTGCCGCTGCAGGGTGGGCTGCCACCCGGCGAGGCGCTGACCGGCGCGGTGCTGGAGATCGCCTGCGACGAGTCCGGTTTCTCCGGGACCAACCTGCTCGATCCGGCCACCCCGGTGATCGTCCACGCCAGCGTCGACCTGAGCCGTGACGAGGCCGCTGCGTTGATCCGTACGCTGCGGTCCGGGTTCCGGTTCTCGCCCGACGAGGTCAAGTCCCGGCAGTTCCTGCGCCGCCGCGAGGCCGCCGAGGCGGCGGAGTGGTTCCTGTCCGCGCTGCGCGGCCGGGCGCACGTGCACCTGGTCGACAAGGAGTTCTTCCTCGCCACCCGGGTCGTCGACCTGCTGCTGGCCGAGCCGTCGTACGCGGCGGGCACCCGCCTCGCCGGTGACCGGCGTCAGGCCGCGGCGGCGCTGCACTGGGCCGGGCGGGCGGCCGGACCCGGCTGGGCGGTCTTCCTCGCCGCCGTCGTCGAGATGCTGCGCACCAAGCGGCGGGATCGGGCGGACGACCGGAGCGTGCAACGGTTCTTCGCCGCGCGGGACGCGTTACGGCGTCACGTCGGCGACGAGGCGGCCGGCGCGGTCCTCGACGCGCTCGATCCGGTCCGGGTGGCTGAGGTGCAGGCCAGGTTGTATGCGGGCGACCGGACGATCCCGCCACCGCTGGAGCCGCTGCTGCCGGCGCTGGCCGAGACCGTCCTGCACTGGAGCGGCGGCCGGCGGCGGGTGCTGGTGATCCACGACGAGCAGAGCGCGCTCACCCAGGACCGGCTGCGCCGCCTCCAGGCGGCACTGGCCGCGGTCGACCCGGCCGGTCCGTCACCGCTGGCCGGGCTGGTGATGACCGATTCGCGCGACGACCCGCGCGTCCAGGCCGCCGACCTGCTCGCCGGGGCGGCCCGCCGGATGCCCGGCATCCCCGGCGACGGACCGCTGCGCCCGCTGCTGGCCCCGCCCTCCGGGGACGCCCCGGGCACCGCCGCTGGAGCGCACGATCCGGGCGCCGCCGCAACGCACGATCCGAGCGCCGTGACGGCGGAACAGGAGGCGACGTGATTCTCGACGACGTGACGCCGACCGGCGGGGTGCACTGCGAGACCACCACGCTCGGCGTGCTGACCCGGCACGCGGGCCTGGACCTGTCCGAGCCGATGCTGTTCGGTCTCGGCGAGGGGCTCGGCTTCGTCTACTGGGACGCCAAGGGCATGGACGTGCCGTTCCTCGGCGGGCGCACCAAGCCGCTGTGCGTGACCCGCGCCGCCGCCGGCCGCCTCGGGTTGGACCTGCGCGTCCGGGAGACGACGTCGGCGGCCAGGGCGTGGCGGAACGTCACCGAGGCGCTGGACGCCGGGCACCCGGTCGGCCTGCAACTGGACTCGTACCACCTGGACTACTTCACCACCCGGGTCCACTTCGGCGGGCACACAGTCGCCGTGTACGGCTACGACGACTCACACGCCCACCTGGTCGACACCGCCCAGCAGGGCGGCGCGGTGACCACCACGCTGGACAGCCTGGCCCGGGCCCGCGCCGCGCGTGGGCCGATGACCGCGCGCCACCTGTCGTACACGCTCACCGCGCCTGGCGGCCCGCCGGACCTGGACGCCGCCGTCCGCGCGGCGGTACGCGCCAACGCCGGGGCGTTCCTCGACCCGCCGATCGCCAACCTCGGCCACCGGGGGATCGCCACCGCCGCCGCCCGGGTGACCCGCTGGCTGGACCGCGCCGCCGATCCGGCACGCGACCTTCCGCTCGCCGCGACGCTGATGGAACGCGGCGGCACCGGCGGCGCGCTGTTCCGCACCATGTACCGGGACTTCCTCGCCGAGGCCGCCACCGTCACCGGTGACGCCCACCTGCGCCGGGCACAACTGATGTACGCCGACATCGCGCCGCTGTGGACCGCCGTCGCCGACCACATCGCCACCGCCGGGCGGACCGGGGACGCCACCCACCTGACCCGCGCGTCTGCGGTCCTCGCCGACCTGGCCGTCCGCGAACGCGAGGCGATGACGGTGCTGGCCGCCGTCGACGCCGGGTAGGCGTCAGCCGAGCTGCTCGGCCAGCGCCACGATGACGCCCGCCGGGCCGCGCAGGTAGCAGAGCCGGTAGACCTCCCCGTACTCCGCCACCTCACCGATCAGCTCACCGCCGTGGGCCCGCAGCCGGGCCACCGTGTCGTCGACGTCGTCCACGGCGAACATGACCGACCGCAGGCCCAGCGTGTTCGGCGGCGCGTCCGGCGGTTCGGCGGCGACGAGTGCCGGCGCCCGGAACCGCGTCAGTTCGAGCTTGCCGT
It includes:
- a CDS encoding helix-turn-helix domain-containing protein, which encodes MNSQPPSEQAGSGGAADENTPAGVVGGRIRRYRKERGLTLRGLASRSGLSIGFLSQVERGISSIGLTALGSVAKALDRSVADFFDAGTAAPDSTVSSLPRHFTLTRAETAATQYVSGQQTYRMLSDRGPDLVLEPMLVHIAPGGRRENAYGHRGEEFAYVISGELLYEVEGVEHRLFPGDSVHLRSSVPHQLYNDTDAVTTVVSVVTPRLF
- a CDS encoding BTAD domain-containing putative transcriptional regulator — encoded protein: MQIGLLGPFQVTTDGGVPADVPGARLRGLLAALALQPGRVVPKATLVDWIWGEQPPADAANALQRLVSRLRKALPAGAVDGLPDGYRLAVEPDAVDAVRFERLVRRARDGDGPQRVRLLREALGLWRGDALRDIGLPDSPALDAAATRLERLRLTATEDRYDAEIGLGREADLIPELTDLVAAHPVRERLATALMRALVAAGRDTEALLVYQRTADALADALGADPSPELSALHVALLRGETVRREDTRRTNLRAELTSFVGRDADLTAVGTLVAEHRLTTLTGPGGSGKTRLATETGRRMTGDLPDGVWLVEFAAVSAGGDVVQATISGLGLRDALLGDAGSAEPADRLVAAIRDREMLLILDNCEHVVDQAAALAHRLLGECRRLRILATSREPLGITGEALWPVAPLGLPDGDAPIAEVESSPAVRLLRDRAAAVRRDLAFDARAATTMARICRALDGMPLAIELAAARLRTMSVDQLATRLDDRFRLLTGGSRTALPRHRTLRAMVDWSWELLSDAERAVLRRLSVFSGGASLDAAERVCAGGAVEPGDVLDLLTALTDKSLLVAAGDVAPHYRMLGTIKEYAAQRLAEAGEADLARRAHLAYFTELAETAEPRLRRADQLTWLARLEAEHDNITAAVRGALAAGEGREAMRLAAGAGWYWWLGGHRTEGMELIIAATEAPGDVPDDIRAVVYGLVVLFLSSGPGDAQHAAEWIHKAYRLSGEGHGGHPELALVVPMERMLREPDALLPAWESLLDHEDPWVRALARLHLGKLRVILGVEAAQAEACLRQALAEFRAVGERFGISFALSELAELIAVRGDVAAACDYYEQAVTAVTEVGAVEDVIRMRARLAWLYRLGGDETASAAALAEAHRLAAGVAWPGALAELALVRAYLARHDGDADEAYAQLRSVSALLGDEADLASVRAGTQDLLGYLAEDVEQARTHRAAACRAAREGGYAPLTAQVLVGVADLAVRLDRPDHAARLLGAATAVRGLPDRAHPDVPRIEAAARDRLGDAEFAEAVAQGRETGWERLVEITLAS
- a CDS encoding ATP-binding cassette domain-containing protein codes for the protein MNHEPWLAALTGELRRHGVGPDLTGHVVAEAATHLLDSGESPLRVFGAPETYARAVVDSLGGPDVRPPRRQPGPVRLAARGITKRYRGRTVLDRVDLTVRAGQIAAVVGANGAGKSTFLRICAGLLSPEAGTVEVHGTLGYCPQDGGTAEFLSPDEHFVLIGAGRGLGRTAARRAGRAEAAGLEWTPPRRIQARHLSGGTRQKLNLVLARLGEPDVLLLDEPYQGFDRGTYLDFWHEVWRWRDAGKAVVVVTHLLNQLDRVDVVLDLAGERDA
- a CDS encoding ABC transporter permease translates to MSRNHSVVMLRRNLTHLRRNPTSVFNAVLMPIIVMLMFVYMLGDAFSVGVDYVDYATPGLMLLAVCYGLGGTATSVNSDMTKGIINRFKVMHVSRGAVLTGHVVATVLTNVLAVAALVGVAFLLGFRPAADPLHWLGVAGVVVLLSVAVSWFTVALGLFAKSPESAGMASVPLVLLPFFSSAIVPADKMGPGLRQFAEYQPFTPIIETLRGLLDGAPSAGDVIPAVVWCAGIAVVGYLWARSTFTKRA
- a CDS encoding PadR family transcriptional regulator, whose protein sequence is MNQERRAQWLRGVLDLCVLALLSRGESYGYELSQALRAHGLGAVQGGTLYPVLLRLQRSGLLTAHWREGGTGPARKYYRISPAGSAALRAAAIDWSAFASSVGTILREEPKR
- a CDS encoding daunorubicin resistance protein DrrA family ABC transporter ATP-binding protein is translated as MTSSAITVSGLRKAYKDKVVLDGIDLDVPAGTIFSLLGPNGAGKTTAINILTTLIRADAGSVRVAGHDVVTEAKAVRAAIGVTGQFAAVDELLTGRENLQLMVDLGPRNRVPGKRVVAELLERFDLVEAADKPVSTYSGGMRRKLDLAMTLVGEPRIIFLDEPTTGLDPRSRRTMWSIIRDLVAGGVTVFLTTQYLDEADRLADRIAVLDQGRLVAQGTPEELKRRIPGTHVRLRFGTVAELDAAALVLPEAVRDEEALALRVPADGGTAALRALLDRLDAHAINADDLSVQTPDLDDVFLALTGRTPEVAAR
- a CDS encoding alpha/beta hydrolase; this encodes MRLTVLVGPGLVADAALLASLTAATCAELDVSGGVVTAASADEMRVLLAATDQPVVVLPGPTAAARALIGAQPSGVVWYDLTVEPSVPGAVHLAGRGLWGLTWAIRHAVHRLRAPATRIAYGPDPDQWGDLRLPSTPDAGPAPVAVLLHGGFWRSIWGADLMDALAVDLARRGYASWNLEYRRPDRHGWDATTQDVQAGLLALREPARDRLVDLDRIVVLGHSAGGQLALRAAADLAARTSGPRVALAVSLAGVLDLTEGERRYLGDGAVAAALGGSPLTAPRRYAESDPMLRLPTGVPTLLVQGTEDSLDLVDANRRYAAAAAAAGDEIRHLEQPGDHFAVIDPASAVWQDTMTAVDARLGR
- a CDS encoding DUF4240 domain-containing protein, coding for MDRETFWDIVERARGAAGRETVTAEGADAVARHLVAELSVLSPAAIVGFQQAYDDVNLEAWRWDLWAAAYLMRGGCSDDGFDYFRGWLVAQGRAVWERAVADPDSLAEAGVDPEDDAVECEAVLSAAGDAYAEATGAGTDAFWEALDAANRAADDRAPADPAGEDFDFDDDEQMHARLPRLTAIYRPLE